The Apostichopus japonicus isolate 1M-3 chromosome 12, ASM3797524v1, whole genome shotgun sequence sequence CTTAAAGCCTCATCCCTATAGAAAGTCAATTTCCTAAGTGGGTCTAGCCCCCAAATTCCAGGTGTACCTATACACtaaaaacaattcaaaatcTCCAACTAAGTAGCAACCACTTCCGACCAAAACAATAGAAACCGCTCTGTCTTTAAACTCATCTACTTAGAAATTCCTCCCCCTTTTGTAATCCCTActtaattggctcttcagttccgacctcctgtttattTATGGCTTCTTAACAATGTTAATTGAACAATACTTCACTTCTCAGCATCTCCCTGTTTGAATAATAtacaactttccctagaaaaaattagtgtctattctacaaaacttaaattagatcccccgtaggacctcttgcgaggtcgaacaggggtaaactcctttcaTATGATTTTAAATGGCCAAGGGCATCTGTACACTctccaaaaatatatgttacattttatattcTCATAAGCCATTCACAATATGAGTTTTGATTCAGACTACACGACCATAAGAAAATATGAGAATCATAGCTATCTTTTTCatattagatatatatttaatttttaatctgCTGTTAAAAGGGCAGTCTAATAACTAATTAATCCTGTAATAATCCTGAAATGATTCTACATTAGAGAAATATCTATCggaaatacacatatataatataacacaGTTGACACTTCAGATTGTCTACCTTGAATAATATTCCTGATAGAAGTATATAATTTTGTCATAAAAACCATTCACTATGGAATTGTTACATTTCTGGTTTGAAATATGTGTGATTTAGATTGTATGGTGACACATTTGCAGGCAACATTAATCTAAGCAAAGCGTTGTATATGCAATGCCAGGAATGAAATGTGAAATTGTTTCTTTCTATGTGCCTAAAATATTTCATGCATTCAATGAATGTTAATTTTCTGATTCCTGAACACTGACTCTCTATTATCTATTATGTTCATGTTCGTTGGTAGATTACGAGTCACGTGAGTATTTTTCACATTTGTCAAGTAGCTATTGAAAATATGCACGGATTTAGatgattacaaatttgactGCCTGGTTTTTTATTAAGTTAACCATATTCCATAtggccagcagggccagaaCACTCTCAATAATTATGATTAACATGTTATATTCCCATTAGCCATTCACAATATGAGTTTGATTAAACTACCTGCTGATAAAAGAGCAGTCTAATAACTAATAGGCAGTATTGCATTATGCTGGTTCTCATTAAGTTTAATATCACATCATGTTGGTTCTCACTAATATCTTAAGATGTTattacatttgacaaatatttatatgaaatagaCATGTATAATTTTACACGGTTGACACTTCAGATTGTctaaatttaataatattccTGAGAGAAGTATATAATTTTGTCATAAAATCCATTCACCATCAAATTGTTACatttttggtttaaaatatGTGTGCTTCAGATTGTATGGTCATAATGTTAAGGCAACATTAATGTAAGCCAAGCGTAGAGTATGCGATGACAGGAATGTAAGGTGACATTGCGTTTTTGTATGTGCctgaaatatttcatgcatTCAAAGAATGCGAATTTTCTGTTTCCTGAACATTGACTCTCTATTATATAATTGTGTTCATGTTCATCGGCAGATGACGATTCAGGTGattatttttcacatttgtcAAGTAGCTATTGAAAATATGCACGTATTAAGATGATTACAAATTTGGCTACTTGGTTTGTTTTAATGTTGAACCATATTCTATATGGCCAAGGGCCTGTACACTCTCCAAcatgatattttacattttatatttccaTTAGCTATTCAAAATATGAGTTTGATTAAACTacataacaataaagaaaatataagaaTCATAGCTAGCATTTTTTATTcagatttatatttaattttttaccTGCTGATAAAAGAGCAGTCTAATAACCAATAGGCAGTATTGCATTATGCTGGTTCTCACTAATTTGAATATCACATCATGTTGGTTCTCACTAATATCCTGAAATGTTACtacatttgacaaatatatatatgaaatagacATGTTTAATGTTACACGCTTGACACCTTAGATTGTCTAAATTGAATAATATTCCTGATAGAAGTATATAATTTTGTCATAAAATCCATTCACCATGGAATTGTTCCAGTTTTGGTTTGAAATATGTGTGCTTCAGATTGTATGGTCATAATGTTAAGGCAACATTAATGTAAGCCAAGCGTAGAATATGCAATGACAGGAATGTAATGTGACATTGTTTCCTTGTATGTGCCTGAAATATCTCATGCATTCAATGAATGTTAATTTTCTGTTTCCTGAATACTGACTCTCTTTTATTGAATTATGTTCATGTTCATCGGTAGATGACGATTCAGGTGattatttttcacatttgtcAAGTAGCTCTTGAAAATATGCACGTATTAAGatgattacaaatttgactgcttggtttgtttttatttcgaACAATATTCTATATGGCCAAGGGCCTGTACACTCTCCAAcatgatattttacattttatatttccaTTAGCCATTCACAATATGAGTTTGATTAAACTacataacaataaagaaaatataagaaTCATAGCTTGCAGTTTTTAATcagatttttaatttaattttttaccTGCTGATAAAAGAGCCGTCTAATAACCAATAGGCAGTATTGCATTATGCTGGTTCTCACTAATTTGAATATCACATCATGTTGGTTCTCACTAATATCCTGAAATGTTattacatttgacaaatatatatatgaaatagacATGTTTAATGTTACACGCTTGACACCTTAGATTGTCTAAATTGAATAATATTCCTGATAGAAGTATATAATTTTGTCATAAAATCCATTCACCATGGAATTGTtacatttttggtttgaaagATGTGTGTTCCGTTGTATGTGCCTGAAACATGTGAATTTTTTGTTTCCTGAACACTGACTCTCTATTATCTATTATGTTTATGTTCATCGGTAGATGACGTGTCACGTGAGTATTTTTCACATTTGTCAAAATAGCTATGGAAAATATGCACATATTTAGATGATTAAAAATTTAACTACTTGGTTTTTTATGTCGAACCATTTTCTATATGGCCAAGAGGACCTGTACACTCTCCAAGGTACATCTTACATTTTATATTCTCATTAGCCATTCACAATATGAGTTTTGATTCAGACTACATAACTAGCTTTTCACACCAGatgtaattattattgttttcctGCTGATACAAGAaaagaacaataaataaataggaGGTATTGCATCATGTTGGTTCTCACAAATTTCATTATCACATCATGATGGTTCTCACTAAGTTCCTGAAATGTAATATACATTTGACAAATAACTATCGGAGATATGTTTTTATTCAGACTACATggcaataaagaaaatatgagaATCATAGCTAGCTTTTTCACAtcagatatatattttaattttaaggtGCTGATATAAAGTGTAGTCAAATAACTAATAGGCAATATTGCATTATGTTGGTTTTCactaatatcaatatcatatcaTTCTGGTTCTCACTAATATCCTGCAATGTCattacatttgacaaatatCTATAGGAAATACACATGCATAATATTACACGGTTGACACTTTAGATTTGAATAATATTCCTGATAGAAGTATATAATTTTGTCATCAAAACCATGCACCATGGAATTGTTacatttctgttttgaaatagGTGTGATTCAGATTGTATGGTCACGCAATTGCAGGCTACATTAATGTAAGCCAATTGCAGTATGTGGATGCCAGGAAAGAAAAGTGGCATTGTTCCTTTGTATGTTcctgaaacatttcatacattcAATGAATGCGAACTTTCTCCAAATTTATATCTTACACTTAATATTCTGATTAGTCATTTACAATATGAGTTTTGATTTAAACTACATAACAGTGAAGAAAATATGATAATCATAGCTATCTTTTCCACATCAgatgtattattttttattttttacttgcTGATAAAAAAGCAGTCCAACAACGAATTGGCAGTATTGCATTATAAGAAGTACAATAACTAATAGGCAGCATTGCACTATGTTGGTTCTGACTaatgttacgttggaatgcgagaggtctcgataattaattttaacgagcaaaagcctgggttcgtttccgtaaggaacacagacaaattgatgATTTTAAATgaaacgtaaactatattgaacaatggatttcgaaccaacaacaataagtggtaattacaaatatacagaaaattactcacaaacttaacaagataggatacactttaaaacacgctggtctcttccaacggcgatatccctcagcgaccacgaccttgatgacgacgattctcggtccgttgtaccgcgaaattcactggtcctcgacgaagtttctcgcgatcccagaaacagcagtcaccttctttccggcgatgctccaaaatagaagacggacttccagccacaatagagtgaagcacaagtcgaacttctcgccgactaaatattaccagagtcagtccaaaatcagctttatagccaccaactcctggcgtaacgaacctcctcaacggagacagaaactcttcaccttctccgaaataaacactggaaaactgtactttcacagcaaagtcctcttcaaacttctgaatggaagtgtagaatcaatcttggtatcgatatctcaatccctcagaaactactggtagttgagcatatatagtagaatggtttaatatttgtcgtcgcttgtattcgttcagaaactgagaaactctccgatctgggcgggtttttatacgattcgccatgtcaagaatcatctagatctttctcgatacacttgacccagtttctctattcttgccagtcctttgcatatctcgcgaacgttccagagaatccacgaagatgccgtgcacagcttacacgcgattccACGTacaccgacgttaacccgagaccagcgcgtcatcataaggaatataccagaacaatcgtgtattataacattctgacacggtaacccgacctaatttctcaaatactgatttatcacgtaggccatttttcaaatactttctatattataacattaggttccgcactagcagtgactagcgttaggctaaaatgggccctcgtaacactaACTTCAGTATCACATCATGTTGGTTCTCACTAATATCCtgaaatgttatcaaatttgACAAATATCTATATAAAATAGCCATGTATAATGTTACATGGTTGACACATCAGATTGTCTACCTTGAATGATATTCCTGATAAAAGTATCTGAAGTTATCATCAAAACCATGCAGCATGaaagttttatatatttaatttgaaataGTTATTGTTCACACTGTACACTCTTTTCATCGATTATGTTTAAGTATATTGTTAGCCTACATGTACGAAGCAGGTAAATATTATCTCTAGCATGaaagttttatatatttaatttgaaataGTTATTGTTCACACTGTACACTCTATTAATCGATTATGTTTAAGTATATCGATAGCCTGTATGTACGAAGCAGGTAAATATTATCTCTCTTGTGAAATGAGAGTATGGTTTACTGCAATATCATCTTATTCAAGCTATCACGTACATTATAACATTCACATAACAATTAAGAAGATGAAAGAATCAAAGCTAACTTTTGTCACATCAGATGTGATTATTCATATTAACCCAATAAAATTAGTTCTAATATGTATGACTTTCTTCAAAACATTGGCAGATTCCTATCCATTTATTTTGCTTAACGTGTAATGACAAACCGTCCTGAAATTTGATcttatttaaaataaacaagGTAAACGTTACCTTAATGTTATTGGGTTATTAAGAGTGTATTAAGATCATTTAAATTCTGATTACTGCAGATTTACAGAATCACATAAGGttgttttaaattaattctCTGAAAATGTGATCATGTTTAACAGGTCCtctctaaaataaatgaatttttaatttacTCAATTTGCATGTCACCACTGCAGATAGTCTACCTTGAATAATTTAACGAAACACTTACAAAGATGTGCAACTCTTGACATTTTCACAGTACCACAAGTATAATATTAGTAGTTGCCGTTACTCTCCACCTCTTACCAATAAACTCTTTGATGAATTGGTTTATGTTTAGATTATATTTCCGGTTTATTTCACAGAACAGTTAATGAGTAATGAAATTATTTAGAAGGAGTAAACAGTTTGTTTATTCCTTCACAGACGTAGATGGGATCTATGGGATGTTGATAGTTTGTGTCTGTGTAggtctgtgtatgtgtgtatgcagGTGACATCCttatattgtaaatatgatGTCTCCAAATGTACGCAATGGGTTTACTTCATCACTTTATAAATTAAGAAACCTctttaatttgaaattaaagtTGCAAAGGGTTCAAGTTAAGTAGTGTACGTATGTCTTTTGAAATAGGGACTTAAATTAAAATGACACTCATCCATTTGTCAACATTGACATTTGATAACATAATCCGTATATTTGCCAAGTAGTTTGCATCTCGCACATAATATATTAAAGCTTGGTGTTCCCATCTGCTAAATTTGACCTCAATGTTGGAGATTGCGATGAAGCAGGTTAAAATTTAGAACCAGTCCATATATTATTGTTCATGAAGTAAAATCTTTGCTTGTAGAAACTAAAATCAAAACAGGTTGCAAACGAGAAGTTTCAACTGTATTTATGAATGGATATACCTGAATTGTAACAATtgtgaaatgaatttaaaaagtGAATTTAAAGTCATGTCAATATTCCAAAACTTCCGTGGATAGAGTTATACTTCACTATATGTCATATTTTGTGGCGTTATGTTGCCTTTTATGAACAATATGTTTCTTTGATTTCAGTTCGTGACGACATTCACGCCATCGAACGAAAGTTTAACGGTAATTTCAGTTCTGAATTGGCAAGATTTAATGCATAAGAAATTCTTACTCCAAGCGAAGCTGGTTATATGTCATGAGTATACATACAATGAATTATCCCTGTACTTTCTCATCAAGGTTTAATTTCTATCAAGAACAAAGCTGTATTGAAGTCTATATTGTCTTTCCTGTCATCTACACATGCATTCATCTGATAAAAAATCAATCTGGTTCATGGCAGGTTTAGCCCAGAGATAAACACATTATAAATGGAttaacattttatcatttggTTCGTATATTTGCAGCAAAGATTGgctgaaaactttttttttgtatacgtGTTTTTAAAAGGGAGACTTTATTGAAACAGAAATCTTTCATGATAGTGAATCTAATAATACACTTTGACATTTAATCATATATTTAGTAAATTTAACTTATATCAAAGACAAGTTACATGGCAGCTTTCTTTCCAATTGGTTGCTTTTAAGTTCAATGAAATTCAGAGACTTTTTTGAAGCTTTTGCAAACGAGTATAGTGTCAGAAGTGGATGCATATATCTTAAGAAAGGAGCAATTGTTGAGAGCTGTAAAACAAACCATATATAATTGCAATTAACATTTAGGGAACCAAAGAAAGTTACATTATACAGGTTCATGCTTCCATGGTATGCCACTGATATTTAAATTCAGTAGTTGACCACATTTATCTTATATTTCAGCAATGGATGTTTCATCTGAGTTCCAAGCGAAGATTTTTCGTGTCATCCCTTTGGTTTTGATGAGCAAGGATGCTACACAGGATATTTCCTTCATTATCCTTGTATGTGAAGATGATGAAAGCTTATTCAATGTAAGATACAAAACGATGGTAGTATTATCATGTTTGAAGATGCATTAGGTTCTTGATTGATTTGTTGCATGAATTTAAACAACTGAAACATCTTCATCATTTTAATTTAGAGTAATTGAACTTTGCTGCTGATTCTGTTTTTTTCCTGATAAATCagttttttacattaatttgtgAAAATAATTATTATCTTCAATGAATTCTAGTATCCCATCATGCAGCTCATTACTCTACTTTAATTAAAGTTCTATCTTAAGTGATCATAAAGAAATACACCATTTATGTAGAGCAACTAAATCATATGttagagaaatatatatatttttttattcaagcACGATTTAAGACAACTTAAGGAATCAGAGTACCTTCCATTGGACACTTATGATACATTGCTGATTAATTTCGCAACACCCCCAGTTGAGGTTAGTTGTACTCTACAGACCACAGAAGCAGTAGTCATGCCTACTACGATGGAGCGGGtaagtatacatactgtacagctaGCTAGTGTTCAGATATGGCTGGGGTTGTTCAGGTTGTTTTGTGTCAGATTGCATTGTTAAATGAATGTGTACTATGTTTGTATTCTGGAATGCTGTTAATATGTTACATTGCATAATTGAATATCAATATCTTATATATCCTTGGGCTTATTAAGATGCTTGAAAAATGGTTAATACCGGACAGCTGTTAATTTAGTATAGTTCAATGCACTGACTGATGGTATAAATATGGGCAGTTACATTGTTATGGACACTTCGGAGAGCTTTACAAGGTATGTAATCCAAGCCAAGAGTATTACTTTACTTTTATATGGCACAGTCATGAACCTTACCTAGTACTACAATCATGACAAATACCAGCTGCCCGGCGTTTTGTGTTGCCGAGTAAAATCTAAAAATAACGGGAAATGAACGTATGCAGAGAAACtgattttttaattcatttttatacTTTTCTTAAACTCAATTAAGATTGAGGTCTTGAAAACAAATCAAGTGTTTGTGCCTATTAACACTACTCTGAGCttccaaacacacacacaaaaaaatatatatatatatatatatatatatatatatatcatgtctTCTTATTTGCTACCAAAATTAGGCATGTGGGCCAAAAATTTGGTAGGAAGGTTGACCTTTTGGTGGAATTTCCCATATGCCATTATGCTTTAGATATAAAAGACATATGTGTAGTCTTGTAAAATTAAGATGGAATGTTCAAATCATGGCCGCACATGATATTAATACTTTACTGCTGGAACTGTTCTGATATGCTCAAGGTAAATTATGCAGATTTTGAATTTGTGATATAATAATTAACGGAAATATTTAACTGTTATCAGTTATCTTCTGATAACTTAAGACGGTGACAGAAAACGTCACGAatttaatatggaatttaaGAATGACATCATTTTTATAAAGATTTTCTGTTGCCTCTTGGAGAAAGAATTAATTTGGTAGCATATCTaggttttacttttttttccaaaataaaaagttataTTTATACCTTATTGTACCTTACTAAAAAGTCAACTAGTGCATGAATTGAAAAGCTCCTTAAAAACAGCACCAAAGATATCATGTCACTCTACATTTTGTTCAAACAGATCAATGTTGCATCCCTGATTGAATCGAAATCTGTCAAGCGTAGCTTTCGATTACCAACAAGAGAGAAAGATGTAAGCAGTATTTGTTTGCTGAATATTCATCAGAAAGAAAGAGAGTCGTTAGGAGTGTCATTTGCTCTGCAGATCAAGGTAGGTGTGGCTAACacgtctttaaaaaaaaaattattgtgaaGGATTATTTGCAATCTGCAGAAGTAAAGTGTAAAAACCTTACAAAGATAATAGGAGAGAGCATTTTGCATGGTGTATATGCATCATATGATATTTGGAAGAACCAAGTTGTTTGCTGGGTTTTAGAGGTCATGTGCACACGAGAAATGGAACTGTGAACACCATGTATCATGTCGGGAAGAGAAATTTATCTGAATAGGCTGATTTTCATTATCATTCTGTACATGTCCCATATTAAgattaatgatataaattgtTTTAGATGGATCTCAAAATTCAGTTTCATGTTGAAGAAgtgcaaaaattaaaataacaactAAAGGGAAACATGGATGGACCTTTATGATAGTCGGATGTACCACATACTACGTAGTTGAATAATATTCAATTTGTATGTTAAATGAAGTCAATAAGCAAAATAGTAAGGATTAAAAGAGGTTGGCCCTAGATGATGCTAGGTGTTATTTGGTAGCCTCATTATAATGGGGGTCAACCGCCGCATCAAAGATCATCAAGTCAAAATTGAAACATGGTAAAAAATACATATCTCCAGAAGAGAAGGTTGTAGTATGTGCATTTTAGTATGTTCATTTTGGTATGTGCATTTTCAATATTGTATGTTAAGACTGCATCGTTCTTATTATGGAGCTCAAACGTCTAGTGAGGTAGCAGTAGTCACAATTACTACAGCTGTAAACATGCTGCTAGGGGAGGAGACATGGATTGTTCTGATACGTATGTGGTACTACCAAGAAATCATAGAACGACCTAAGCATGATGTGATGAATTCATCAGATTATATTTTTATGGATGTCAAAGGTTATGGGTCAGAAGCAGTCAATCTATGGGATTGTATTCAAAGGACGCCTTACGAAGAGAATCTTCGATAGATATCACTAATGATTAAGGGTGcataaaatagttaaaaatGACTACTTaagtaataaaatattcaacTACTTACAACCTGAAATTATGAAGACAAACAATTATGAGGACATATAAATCATAAGGACACAAAGAAGAGTaaacaatattgaaaaacaagaaCCAATGATAGAATTTTCTGAAACATATCATTACAACATAATTGATTCATGAAAAACCAGGAATGAAATTGAAAGATACTTTTTATTTGAGATGCAAAGAAAAACTAAGATAAACATGATCCATGGATGTGTAACTTTAGCATATGTGGTAGTAATGCAACCACGTTATAGTAAAACTGTTTGTTTCATAAGAAACAATACCCAAAGATAGTTCAATTGGACTTAAGAGAGACCGTCAAACAAGACATAATGTTCAATCATAGCTGTGGCTGGTTATTTTTCCATATTAAGTGGCAAAATCAACAATCAAAAGAATGCAATACCTTTAAGCACATCCTATACAGAGAAGTATTACATTTAAGCATATATGTTTTGCTAACGATATTATGCCAAGCATAAACACTATAATCTTGATCAAAATTGTAACGTACGTCATATTTTCTGTAGGAACCAAAATATTAAGCCATCTTGCACTCTTTGACGTTTATTCTATAATTCACACCCTTGTCTCTTCTGCCATAAAATTGTTTGACATTATATCTTTGCTGAATACAGGTTTTACATTTTGTGGAATGTCTATGATATTTAATTTTCGTAAATATATAGGATAAAAATGACCGCGGCGAAGACCACACATCATTAGCACACATTTTGTTAGGAAGAAACTGCAAGTCAGCTCTCAACCCAAGTAAGTTACAATGTTTAACagataattattatgatttgaATCTTTGGCCAGGAACTTCGATTCCACGTACAGGCTTTTTCTTGGCCCTTTTTATTCCAAGTCAGAGACTTGccttttcttttcctctttCCTTTGGCAATATCAAAGCCAAACAACGCCAGTTTCGCAAGAGACCCAATTCCTTTTCTCTAACTCTCCAATTATTCTCCTCTCACTTTCTCCACCTATATCCTGTATCTCTCAATAAGTATCATCCCTCTCTACTTTCCTCTTCCTCAATTCATTCTCCTTTCCCATCCTCTTGCCCCGCTTACCATGAACCAATTTATTGACAACTAGGCCTAGGTAATCTGGATACTGATTAGACAGGGTCCCTACTTGTACACGTCAGGCGCTTACAGTAGGACACAATTACTTGGTGGTTGTCCAACAATTTCCCTGGCAGAAGAACCAGCAGTTAAAACTTTTTCCTTGAGACTGGGATATATCTGAAACTCTGTGTAAATGTATACTTTAACTTGTAACACTATATGAAGGAAGTATCAACAAGGGATGAATTTTCAACAGAATACAGAGCTATTACAAAAGTTACCAATTGCTATAACTAttaagaaaatattgaaatattgtattGCCAGTAACGTCTGAAACAGAAAAAGCTAATCATACTCCTTTCCTCCCACAAGAGAACACAAAACAAAGTACTATCCTTTATCAGTCTATAGGCCTAACTGTCAACTTATGCAAGGAAATATTAATTTGCTTTGATTACATAAAAATAGAAGAAACTAATAGATGAGATTGTGGATAAAAGTTGTATTATAACCCACTACTACTCTTTTATGCTGCTACTGATTTAACCAAGCATAAGAGCAGCCAGCTTTCTATACTTTAGCTAAAATATGCAGATATTAAATTCATACCACAGTTTGTTCAAAAGAAAGTAAATCGATTGCTTGTTAGCCAGACTAAACGGCACTCAGTCCGAAGCTATTTCATTAAGCTATCATAATTTCACTGGAAAGTCTTactcttctctttctttctatttccGAAAACCAGAGGCAGACCCTGACATATGCTTTGTATTGCCATACATAAATGGCTTACAGAATCTTACGGATGATGTTGTAATAACAGTTTGGCTATGTTCTTTTGATGATGAGAGTGAAGCTTTAAAAGTAAGTCAATCCAGAGTAATGTTGTATCATATTATGCAATAGAACATCTAAGGCAGTTAGTGCCATACGTAGGGTGTCAAATAGTACAGATGCATATTAGATAAAGAAGCTGCCGACTGGACTCATAAAACATGTGGGCTTAATGGGAATCTTGAATGGTTAATCTTgacttaatatcaatattttaactcTGCATCGACGTCTTTGGACAAAACTTTCAGCTTTCAACCATaagtttttgctttttttcatgATCCACACGTTCTTCGTTAAGAACCAAATTGGGAACAGAAGTATCTAGTAATGTGATTTTACTACGCAGAGTAGGTACCACTGCGCAGGGGCTATCCAATAGTTGATGGTAACGCTTGTCTATAATTTAATTACAGGAACTGGAACAGGAGCAATATCATGTTGGTCGCATTAAGCTTGATTCACCAAATACATTCATCATTTTGGACAAGGATAAACCAATAACCGTGGAAATAACTGGATTGCAAGCAAAGAACAAAGTTCAGGTGAGTTGAAGCAGCTGgctactttttatttttaagatgTCTAAGGTACCTCCGTTTTATATCACCCTATACACTGGAATTCACAGTATCATTTGAGTTGAGTTTCTAATATAATGCACGAATTAGTGCAGATGTAAATTCATCTCTTTAATCTCTATTATCAGTCGGTTGCAACGAAAAGAGTTTCTGAAGGAGGCCATGCCAAGGTTCAGTTTGTATGTCAACTGTTGCACAAGGTGGATGCAAATTCATGGATTGATCTTGATATTACAGTCAAACAAGAGGAGGAACCGAATAAGATACAGTTTATTTCAAGAAAGAAGGTTTGCATAGTACCcgattaaaatatttt is a genomic window containing:
- the LOC139976812 gene encoding uncharacterized protein, encoding MLDRQRMLDRQLMLDRQLMLRDDIHAIERKFNAMDVSSEFQAKIFRVIPLVLMSKDATQDISFIILVCEDDESLFNHDLRQLKESEYLPLDTYDTLLINFATPPVEVSCTLQTTEAVVMPTTMERINVASLIESKSVKRSFRLPTREKDVSSICLLNIHQKERESLGVSFALQIKDKNDRGEDHTSLAHILLGRNCKSALNPKADPDICFVLPYINGLQNLTDDVVITVWLCSFDDESEALKELEQEQYHVGRIKLDSPNTFIILDKDKPITVEITGLQAKNKVQSVATKRVSEGGHAKVQFVCQLLHKVDANSWIDLDITVKQEEEPNKIQFISRKKVSKLIYSEDLFKKGATELPGADLEGKQEEKKSKKSKKSKKSKKK